The Stieleria maiorica genome includes the window GCGTCTTGGTCCGGGGCAATCACCACCAACACTGGATCGACGACCAGATGACCGCCGACCTGATCGACCTGGACGAAAACGGCCGTTCACTCGAAGGCGTGCTCGCCGTCCAAGTCCACGTCGGCCCGGCGATGACGATTCAGTACAAGGATTTCAAGATCAAACACCTGCCGGATGATCTGCCGTTGACCAACGCATCGGACGTCGTGATTCCGACTGGATCGATCGGCGTGCGGCCCCAAGGCCGCCTGCCCAAAGACTGGAAACCGCCGGTGTACGGCAAGTAGCAATGCCGGCGTTCAGATCTGTTTCAGGAAATTCAACCCGAACCGACCGTAGTCTTGCCCATCGACGTCACCGTCGGCATCGGAGTCCAAAGACGCATCAAAACCTGACGTTCCGGCTTGTTTCAGAAACGTCAACCCGAACCGGCCATAATCCTGGCCATCGACATCGCGATCGCCGTCGCTGTCACCATAAAACCGAAAGAAATTGTCGATCGACGCTGCACCAAAGATGTGGTCGGCTGCCGTCCCATCCCCCTTTCCATCAAGGACCATCGCACCGACAGTGATTCGGTTCGCTTTAATGATCAGTCGATAATTGCCATCGAGCAAACCTCCTCCCAGTCCCACCGAAGGGCCGGGGGCAAATGTCAACTCGACAACTCTGGGATCGTTCAATTCATCGACGCGGGCCACGACTTGGACCGCATGCCCCGAATCTTGATTGATCAGTTCGAACGGACTTCCCTCTTCTTCGTCCAACCGGACCGCTTGGTCAAACGTGATTTCCAAGCGATCGACCAGTGAGCGCTGCTGATGGCCGTCATTGATCAGAATGCCTTCGACGATTGGCGGGGGCAGCGTCTCGAACGCTCCGAGATCCACGGTCGCGGTGCCGGAGCGGTTGCCATCCACGATCCTTGGGTACCCGGATGAACGTTGATCAAACACCAGAATTTCCGAACCAGCGTCGACGGCCTTGTCGTTGTCGCCGGCATCGATCGCGGGACTGCCGTTTAGCAAGGCGTGGGTCCAGGTCGGCCCCCCGTTATCGCCCAAAGGGGCCAGCATCGGAGACACTCCGATCAGGTTGCCGTTGACGCCATGAACCAAACCACCCGACGTCGCTGCATCACCGATCAGATTGTATGAACTGTTAGGGTCAACCGCTCCAATCTCGCTGGGGATTTGGTCGCCAAGGAGGTTGCCGGCGATGATGGAATTATGAATGATCGCATCCCCGTGGGCGATTCCACCACCGAACGATCCGCTCGTGTTGTCATCGAAATCCGCATGATTGGCGGTGATCGTCGAATTCACGACAGTCAATTTATTACCGCGATTGGAGAGACCGCCGCCGTTCCACAACGCTTTATTTCCGGAAACCGTCGAATTGTAAACCGACAATGTCCTTCCCGACCGCACGTGTATCGCTCCGCCTTCGTTTCCGGCAAAGTTGTCGTGGATCGTGGAGTGATGGATGACAGCACTCCCGTTGACGTAAATTGCACCGCCGTTGGTACTGGATTGATTCCGAGTCAACGTCGAAGCAAACACGGCCAAGTGTCCCGAGGTGTAAATCGCGCCACCATTTCCTGAGTGATTCTCAAGGAAGACGGCTTCGCGTACAGTCAAGGTTCCGTCGTTGACGACCGCGCTGTCGACCGCGTTGCGAATGGTCAACCCTGAAATCACGACGTTCGAACCTGAATCGACCGCCAGGATACTAGTTGCATCATTGCCGCTGATGCTGATTTGCGACGCACCAGGCCCTTCGATGGTCGTACTGCGAGCGAGGCTGGGTAGCGGCGTCCCCGCCAAGATGATCGTTCCGCCGTTCAATCCGGGGTCGAACGTAATGGTATCGTGAATCGGTCTCGCATTGGTCGCCTGAATGATCTCGCGAAGTGAGTTGCCAGCCCCCATCCCCAACGATCCATCATCTTCATCTAGTAACGTGGTGACGACATTGGTGACCGGATCATGTTCGTACGCTCCGATGTCATACGGAACATGTCGGTACGCCCCCAGGTAGTCGTCGTAAGGGGCATCGGCGTCAATGCCCGCATCGTTGACGGGAGATGCATCGGCCGGCCGATAGAGCGTTCCGTCGTCAAACAACGGCGCGACGCTGATGTTGAACTCGGCGTCCGAAGGTGTGCCGTTGGCGTTGGTCGTCGTGGCCGTTCCAAACGACGAAGGGTAGTTCAGCCAGTTTCCTTCGTCGTTGCCGTGGACGTCATTGAAACCGATGCCTCCGGCAACCGGTGTAAATTCCGCGTCGGCAACGATTCCAAAGCGGTTCTGGACAACCAAATTGTTTCGAATTTGTCCATTGAACGTATCGACGTGATGTGAGATTCCTGCGTCGCCGTTGTCGGCAATCGTATTGTTGTACAGTCGCGAATTCTGTCTACCGTCACCCGATTGAGACAGGTCAAATCCTGTCGACACATTACGGACGACAACGTTGTTCGCATAGTATCCCGACGTGGACGCACTGCCGAAACTTGGTGGATCATGGACGGTGGTTGTCACGCCCGTTTGGTTGTCATGAATGTAGTTGCGGACGACCGTCGGGCTCGCTCCTCCACCCGACGCGTACAACCCGCCCAAGCTGTAGGTTGCCGATACCAGGATTCCCGAATGTGTGTGCCCGGAAATCTCGTTGCCGCTCAGCATCGGACTTGCCGATGTCCCACAACCAAACGTTTGATTACATGCCCCGGCCGAAGCGCGGACCCAAATCCCGTTGTCGCCATTGTCGTGAATCCAGTTTCCATCAATGACGATATTCTGTGCACTGATCGAATCCCCTCGTCCTGCGTGCAATAGAACGCCCTGGGTGGCGCTGTGATGAACGTGAGAGTCCCGCAACTCCAACGTGGGAAGATTCTGGTTCGACACGTCCAATGCGGTTGCGGCGTACGCGATTTCGACTTGAGAAAAGACAGACCCCGTCTGGCCGGAAGCGTTAAAATCGATTCCGATCCAGTCACCTGGGGCGGGCACGGTCGCAGCACTGGTGAACAGAATCTGTTTTCCCGGTTGACCTTCGGCGAGTACCGTCCCGCCGACATTAAGTTTGGTACCTGGATCGAAAAACAGCCTCGCCCCCGGATCGATCGTCCAGATTTCGCCGGTCGGGACCTGAACGTCAAACGTCACCTGGTAGTCGTCCTCGGGCAGATTGCCGGAAAACACCCCACCGATTGTCCGATCGTCGTCGGTGTCATCATTTTCAACCCGCAGCGGCGCCGCGGCAGTCGCAAACGACGGTGCCGATGCGATGACGTCGGCGGTTTGCGTTCCATCGACCAGGTAGTCGTTGTGCGACGCGATGGGAAACGTCGCCGATGTTTCTCCGATCGGAATCGTCACGGAATCCGGCACGGACAGCGCGGACGTGTCGCTTGAGGAAAGGTCGACGATCAATTCACTGTCCAACCCGCGATTACGCCAAACCGTTGCGATGGCGGCGTTTGGGCCATCATTTTCATTGATCGACGCTCGGTCGATTTCCACCAGTAGTGTTTCCGGTTCATTGTCGCCGACGGTGAAATCGATCCGCCGTGGTCCTACCCCGTCGGCCCCGACCGTGATGCCGACGACTTGCGGTCCATCGATCTCCATGTCGTCCTCGATCGTCACCGGTACGTCGACGGACATCACGCTCGCTGGAATCGTCACCGTACTCGGCACCGTGGCCTCACTGACGTCATTGCTAGACAGCCAGACCACCAACTCGTTCCCCAAGTCCGCATCCGATTGGCGGCTGACCGTGACAAATACGTCGTCAGTGGTTCCCTCCACTGTCGCCGCATTCGTCGTGCTCAAAGAAAGTGTTTCGCGTTCAACGACAATGTTGTCAAACGCCCAACTGCCACCGGCCGTCCGATTGTCGTGCTGTTGGAACATCACCAGAAAGTTGTCAACGAGAGAGAGTCCGTGGGCGGCCGCAAAGGCCGCCAGATCGTAGGATTTGTGTCCTCCGACATTCAGCAGATCGAGAATCGTCCAAATGGCGCCGCCGTCATCGCTGACTGCGACCACATCGCCCCACGAACGTCCATCGCCCTGCGTCCCGATCGCCGGCGTCCCCGTGTTAGAACCATCGCTATCGAAGGCATCAAAGTTCAGCTTCGCTCGCGACTCGCCTCCCAGGTCCAGGTGCAAGATGGCCCGATTGCGACCATCGCTCGGGCTTTGATACGACGCTTCCAATGTCAATTTCCCGTCCTCGACGGAGATCTTCCCCGTTCCCTCGCTAATGAAGTTCCACGGCCCGTGTGGCAATTCCGTGGAAAAATCTTCGCGATACCCCAATCGAACCGGATCGTTGAAATCGACAACGGCAACGTACTGGTCGTCCGGGATCTGGCCTGCACCGTTAGTCCCGTTTTGATCTAGGGGGTTTCCGCCAAGGTCGAGCACTTCTGGCCCCACGATCAATTCATATCTGCCGAATCCGGCAGGCGAAAACGTGACCGTAAAATCTTGCCCAGACCCCGATAGCTCAACCAGACGCTCGCTGACATCCACCGATTCGTGCTTCAATTTCAAATCGGCAAGCGTGAAACTCGACACGTCGATCGCCTCGTTGAAGGAGATATCGAAGTGGTCCAGCGACGCCGGAGGACGCAACAACCCTGCCGGTGTCTGCGAGACAACCCTTGGAGGGTCGGTGTCGGTGGTCACACGAAAATCATCGTACTGGCGACCATTGGAAGGCCATGAACCTGAACCATACTGTTGTA containing:
- a CDS encoding Ig-like domain-containing protein — encoded protein: MIAESLEDRRVLAATVPLLESFEVTDLAALADWTFAQTGGGTVDLDTASAAHSGTNSLRFDATTNFSNVTSEAVLKLDLSGVASASDLTFDFWMKRLNSSTHAGFFMQIDASGDGSTWTTLSPSLQPVGNVWIHYVYDLDLRLADAGIALDSDVFLRWRQAAYFSSHESIIDEVRVGQFGDLFGPRVESITPSAMTPGPVASVDVTFSEPIDGASFTTGDVFLTTADGAALSLVGDPVDRGNQTSFTLNFDVSQTLSGTYRVHIQSDVADVAGNLMNQDGDEVSGETNGDDDFRGTFEIGPTVAQSVPYVQDFEVSELQSLDGWSFHAIGDASSYLDNSLVHAGATALRTTGGGYSGDNAIELHVDLQDVASATDLVLDYWAARGGRGVHFPGVQIVASNDRTTWSDLFTPELPPYGQYQNYFIDLDAQLDIANIDRNSDVYLRFLRDSFHNEAILFDDLRIARRDGDGPSVTGLSPATLTSGPLGQIEVTFNEPIDGLTFTADDIQLLDVSGNEVPLASDPVDSGNQMTFVLNLATPQRVNSNYRLTIGPDVLDVDGNAMNQDRDQINGEKSDDQFRTEVVVGPATPQSIPYFQDFGVDTLADLSGWTFSADSTGLVWLTDSWEPFTPTKHLGFSQTGTSEQTATLVVDLSGQSGATDLMFDFRAKRLLQSSNRNSMSVEASGDGVTWTQLGAKISSEFGNYVNYFYDLDATLAAASITLDNDVYFRFTHEGLSSSYQMTLDDVRIANRDADGPRVLMMTPDGSATAPLSQLQVTFNEPIAAGTFTASDVTVLGPLGEIPVTSDPVDSGDALTFTIGLDETVEQNGLYQVLISSDVYDLAGNPMNQDADNANADSDDQFLGAFQIDAEPTIRFPYYQGFSGPEELNGNWFFRSDPGGRIRLVDDGGRHVLRMDNPGGASVNQAILSIDLAGKSGVRLAFSEYRRNDSTTAGDTLRISNDQGQTWHSFNMLFSDSNWDFHDVDLDAVIANVGLTYNDDFWIMIQQYGSGSWPSNGRQYDDFRVTTDTDPPRVVSQTPAGLLRPPASLDHFDISFNEAIDVSSFTLADLKLKHESVDVSERLVELSGSGQDFTVTFSPAGFGRYELIVGPEVLDLGGNPLDQNGTNGAGQIPDDQYVAVVDFNDPVRLGYREDFSTELPHGPWNFISEGTGKISVEDGKLTLEASYQSPSDGRNRAILHLDLGGESRAKLNFDAFDSDGSNTGTPAIGTQGDGRSWGDVVAVSDDGGAIWTILDLLNVGGHKSYDLAAFAAAHGLSLVDNFLVMFQQHDNRTAGGSWAFDNIVVERETLSLSTTNAATVEGTTDDVFVTVSRQSDADLGNELVVWLSSNDVSEATVPSTVTIPASVMSVDVPVTIEDDMEIDGPQVVGITVGADGVGPRRIDFTVGDNEPETLLVEIDRASINENDGPNAAIATVWRNRGLDSELIVDLSSSDTSALSVPDSVTIPIGETSATFPIASHNDYLVDGTQTADVIASAPSFATAAAPLRVENDDTDDDRTIGGVFSGNLPEDDYQVTFDVQVPTGEIWTIDPGARLFFDPGTKLNVGGTVLAEGQPGKQILFTSAATVPAPGDWIGIDFNASGQTGSVFSQVEIAYAATALDVSNQNLPTLELRDSHVHHSATQGVLLHAGRGDSISAQNIVIDGNWIHDNGDNGIWVRASAGACNQTFGCGTSASPMLSGNEISGHTHSGILVSATYSLGGLYASGGGASPTVVRNYIHDNQTGVTTTVHDPPSFGSASTSGYYANNVVVRNVSTGFDLSQSGDGRQNSRLYNNTIADNGDAGISHHVDTFNGQIRNNLVVQNRFGIVADAEFTPVAGGIGFNDVHGNDEGNWLNYPSSFGTATTTNANGTPSDAEFNISVAPLFDDGTLYRPADASPVNDAGIDADAPYDDYLGAYRHVPYDIGAYEHDPVTNVVTTLLDEDDGSLGMGAGNSLREIIQATNARPIHDTITFDPGLNGGTIILAGTPLPSLARSTTIEGPGASQISISGNDATSILAVDSGSNVVISGLTIRNAVDSAVVNDGTLTVREAVFLENHSGNGGAIYTSGHLAVFASTLTRNQSSTNGGAIYVNGSAVIHHSTIHDNFAGNEGGAIHVRSGRTLSVYNSTVSGNKALWNGGGLSNRGNKLTVVNSTITANHADFDDNTSGSFGGGIAHGDAIIHNSIIAGNLLGDQIPSEIGAVDPNSSYNLIGDAATSGGLVHGVNGNLIGVSPMLAPLGDNGGPTWTHALLNGSPAIDAGDNDKAVDAGSEILVFDQRSSGYPRIVDGNRSGTATVDLGAFETLPPPIVEGILINDGHQQRSLVDRLEITFDQAVRLDEEEGSPFELINQDSGHAVQVVARVDELNDPRVVELTFAPGPSVGLGGGLLDGNYRLIIKANRITVGAMVLDGKGDGTAADHIFGAASIDNFFRFYGDSDGDRDVDGQDYGRFGLTFLKQAGTSGFDASLDSDADGDVDGQDYGRFGLNFLKQI